The sequence TGGTCGAGGGCGTCGGACATGGGAAAGTTTCCGGTGGTATTCAGTAAAAAAATCAATTAGGGTCAGAGTCGAATATTACTTTTGGGCGACAATTAAATTGACTCTGACCCTATTTATGTTCTGTATTGGCGGGCAACGCCGCTTCTACATCGATTACGCCAGCCACCGCTTGCGCCGCCGGTAAAACTTCATGTCCTTGAAGCTCTTGCGCCCCGCGCCCGAGACGCCGAGGTAGAACTCCTTGACGTCTTCGTTGCTGGCCAGGTCCGACGCGGCGCCTTCCATCACAACCCGCCCGCTTTCCAGGATGTAGCCGAAATCCGCATAGCGTAGCGCCACTGAGGTGTTCTGCTCAGCCAGCAGGAACGAGACGTTCTCGCGGCTATTCAGGTCTTTGACGATTTCGAAGATTTCTTCGACGATCTGCGGTGCGAGGCCCATCGATGGCTCGTCGAGCAGGATCATCGACGGCTTGGCCATCATCGCGCGGCCGATTGCGGTCATTTGCTGTTCGCCGCCGGAGGTGTAGCCGGCCTGCGATTTGCGCCGGATCTTCAGGCGCGGGAAATAGGTGTAGATTTTTTCGAGTTCATGGCGCGTTTCGGCGCCGCTGATGTTGCGTGTGTAGGCACCGGTCAGCAGGTTGTCTTCGATCGACAGGTGGGCGAAACAGTGGCGCCCTTCCATGACCTGGATCACGCCGCGCTTGACCAGTTCGTTCGGGGTCAGTTTGTCGACGCGTTCGTCCTTGTATTCGATGCTGCCTTTGGTGACATCGCCGCGTTCGGCGGCGAGCAGGTTCGAGATGGCTTTCAGGGTGGTGCTTTTGCCGGCGCCATTGGCACCGAGCAGGGCGACGATCTTGCCCTGCGGGACTTCCAGAGAAACGCCTTTCAGGACCAGGATCACGTGGTCGTAAATGACTTCGATATTGTTGATGCGCAGTCCTGCGGACATGATTTCTCCTTTGGTAACCGCGTGGTGCGGGTCCGGTTGGGCGACCAGGATGAGGTCGTGGCCGCCCACGGGTTTACTTCATGCACGCAGGCGTGATGTTTTTCTCTTTGGCGTACTTGGCGGCATTGGCCTTGAACAGCGGATGGATCAGGGCTTTGTTGCCTTCGATCCAGTCCGAAATCAGGACCCATTTGGCGCCATCCCATTGCTGGATCTTGACCTTGCCGGACCCTTCGTGGTTATCGCAGCTGGTCTTGATTTCAGGCAGCAGGCCGGTCGCGCCCAGCGTACTCAGGCGGGCATTGGTGATGTTCAGGTTTTCCAGGCCCCAGCGCATTTGCTCGCCGGAGATGACCTTGCCTTTGCCGTATTTGCCTTGCGCGGTACGGATCGCTTCGACGGTAGCAATGGCGACAGACACGCCGCGGTTGTACAGGATCGTGCCAACCTTGGTCTGGTCCTGCATGTTGCCCTTGCCGGCGGCGTAGACGACTTTTTCGATGTCGGTGATGACCGGCACATTTTTACCGGTGACGTTCCAGGTCGCGCTCATGTAACCCTTGGCGGCTTCACCGGCCGGCACCGTGTCTTCTTCCGAACCGGCCCACCAGGAACCGATCATTTTTTCACGCGAGTAGCCGACTTTTTGCGCCGCCTTGATCGCCGTCTGGTTCATGACGCCCCAGCCCCAGAAAATCACGTAGTCGGGATTTTCCTGGCGGATGCGCAGCCATTGCGCGCCCTGCTCGTTGCCCGGATGGGCGACCGGGATCTGGATCAGTGCAAACTTACCGATCAGGCTTTCGGCTTCGAGCGCACCGATCGGCTCCTTGCCATAGGCCGAGTCGTGATACAGGTAGGCGATTTTTTTGCCAGCCAGCGAGCCGCCG comes from Actimicrobium sp. CCC2.4 and encodes:
- a CDS encoding ABC transporter ATP-binding protein; the protein is MSAGLRINNIEVIYDHVILVLKGVSLEVPQGKIVALLGANGAGKSTTLKAISNLLAAERGDVTKGSIEYKDERVDKLTPNELVKRGVIQVMEGRHCFAHLSIEDNLLTGAYTRNISGAETRHELEKIYTYFPRLKIRRKSQAGYTSGGEQQMTAIGRAMMAKPSMILLDEPSMGLAPQIVEEIFEIVKDLNSRENVSFLLAEQNTSVALRYADFGYILESGRVVMEGAASDLASNEDVKEFYLGVSGAGRKSFKDMKFYRRRKRWLA
- a CDS encoding ABC transporter substrate-binding protein, producing the protein MTKLRNILFAAATVATLLAPLTPAVAQANDQFIAIPSYRVGPYGANGQSFYGGYVDYLNYVNMKEGGVNGVKLSWEECETEYNNAKGVECYERLKNKNPITKGTAYNVMATGISYALIDKTAEDKVPLMMVGYGRTDAVDGSVFPWAFPLVTTYQMQASAIVKYLTTKNGGSLAGKKIAYLYHDSAYGKEPIGALEAESLIGKFALIQIPVAHPGNEQGAQWLRIRQENPDYVIFWGWGVMNQTAIKAAQKVGYSREKMIGSWWAGSEEDTVPAGEAAKGYMSATWNVTGKNVPVITDIEKVVYAAGKGNMQDQTKVGTILYNRGVSVAIATVEAIRTAQGKYGKGKVISGEQMRWGLENLNITNARLSTLGATGLLPEIKTSCDNHEGSGKVKIQQWDGAKWVLISDWIEGNKALIHPLFKANAAKYAKEKNITPACMK